In the Euphorbia lathyris chromosome 5, ddEupLath1.1, whole genome shotgun sequence genome, one interval contains:
- the LOC136228892 gene encoding cyclin-dependent protein kinase inhibitor SMR6-like: MGFSGKHQSESGLEFDGKKWVIAGIPLRAPLKPIYTNPVEKSEIEECSTTPTNSEARIPVRKLPPPAPKKRKATLKCNYSSSVREFFTPPDLETVFMRQIERAN; encoded by the coding sequence ATGGGGTTTTCCGGAAAGCATCAATCGGAGAGTGGATTAGAATTCGATGGTAAAAAATGGGTTATTGCCGGAATTCCTTTACGAGCTCCGTTAAAGCCTATTTATACTAATCCGGTGGAGAAAAGTGAAATTGAGGAATGTTCAACGACGCCGACCAATTCAGAAGCAAGAATTCCGGTGAGAAAGTTGCCGCCGCCGGCTCCGAAGAAGCGAAAAGCTACATTGAAATGTAATTACAGTTCCAGTGTTAGAGAGTTCTTTACTCCTCCTGATTTGGAAACTGTTTTCATGCGCCAAATTGAAAGggctaattaa